The window CCCAGCGGTTGGATGAATTTGGACAGCCTATACGGGCCCTATGCTTGAATCTCGAAGAAACCGAAGTAGGGGGCGTTGTCCTGGGAAACTATTTAGCCATTCGGGAAGGCGACGAGGTCAGGACAACAGGCAAGCTCCTTCGCGTTCCCGTGGGCAAAGAACTTCTGGGCAGAGTGATCAATCCCTTGGGACAGGCCCTGGATGGAAAAGGTCCCCTATTAACCCAAAAAACCTACCCGGTGGAAAAAATTGCCCCGGGAATCGTCAAACGCAGAAGTGTCAATCAACCCGTGCAAACAGGGATAGTGGCCATAGATGCCATGATTCCTATCGGCAGAGGGCAAAGAGAACTGATTATTGGAGACAGGTCCACGGGAAAAACGACAATCGCCATCGATACGATTATTAACCAGGCCCAGCTCAACAGGGCCCATGAAAAGGATAAAGCTTATAGACCTCTCTACTCGATTTACGTGGCCGTAGGACAGAAAAACGCCAACATTTCTCGAGTCATTGATACCCTTGAAAAATACGGAGCCTTGGCTTACACGGTCGTCGTTGTCGCTGCGGCTTCCGATCCCGTCACCTTGCAGTACTTAGCCCCCTTTGCAGGCACGGCCATAGGAGAGTGGTTCATGGACAACGGCATGGACGCCTTAATCGTTTACGATGATTTATCCAAGCATGCAGCTGCTTACAGGCAAATTTCCCTCGTGTTAAAAAGACCTTCGGGAAGAGAGGCTTACCCTGGAGACATTTTCTATCTCCATTCAAGACTCCTTGAAAGATCGGCTAGACTAAATGAAAAAAGCGGGGGAGGAAGCTTGACGGCTCTGCCGATTATAGAGACCCAGGCCGGAGACGTTTCTGCCTATATCCCCACCAACGTCATCTCTATCACCGATGGACAGATCTATCTAGAAACCGATCTTTTTTACCAAGGGATAAGACCGGCTATTAATGTCGGCTTATCGGTCTCCCGGGTTGGCTCCTCGGCACAGATCAAAGCGGTTAAACAGGTCGCCGGCAAAACCAAGCTGGAACTAGCCCAGTTCAGGGAACTTGCTGCATTTGCCCAGTTTGCCACAGATCTCGATCCTGCTACAAAAGCCAAGCTTGATCGCGGAAGTCGTATCGTTGAAATCTTTAAACAACCCCAGTATTCCCCGGTCCCCGTAGAAATTCAAGTAGCCGTGCTCTGGGCAGTACAAAATGGTTATTTTGATAAAATACCCTTGGAAAAGGTAAAAACCGTTCAAGCGAAACTCGTCGATCACCTGGAAAGCAGAGAGCCGCAAGTTCTTGAATCTATTCGGTCTAAGAAGGCTTTGGATGAGGATTTAATTAAATCCCTGCGTCAAGCTCTAGATAACTTTTTCCAAGGTCTCGTGGAATAAGGAGTTTTGCATCATGGCTACTACCAGGGAAATCC is drawn from Methylacidiphilum infernorum V4 and contains these coding sequences:
- the atpA gene encoding F0F1 ATP synthase subunit alpha — translated: MDISLLQEIEEKLSELKLEIGKSNVGVVREIGDGVVKIEGLSDVGMNEVIEFPQRLDEFGQPIRALCLNLEETEVGGVVLGNYLAIREGDEVRTTGKLLRVPVGKELLGRVINPLGQALDGKGPLLTQKTYPVEKIAPGIVKRRSVNQPVQTGIVAIDAMIPIGRGQRELIIGDRSTGKTTIAIDTIINQAQLNRAHEKDKAYRPLYSIYVAVGQKNANISRVIDTLEKYGALAYTVVVVAAASDPVTLQYLAPFAGTAIGEWFMDNGMDALIVYDDLSKHAAAYRQISLVLKRPSGREAYPGDIFYLHSRLLERSARLNEKSGGGSLTALPIIETQAGDVSAYIPTNVISITDGQIYLETDLFYQGIRPAINVGLSVSRVGSSAQIKAVKQVAGKTKLELAQFRELAAFAQFATDLDPATKAKLDRGSRIVEIFKQPQYSPVPVEIQVAVLWAVQNGYFDKIPLEKVKTVQAKLVDHLESREPQVLESIRSKKALDEDLIKSLRQALDNFFQGLVE